The Pseudarthrobacter sulfonivorans genome includes a window with the following:
- a CDS encoding SDR family oxidoreductase codes for MSGRVEGRSILITGAGSGMGRVIAIALAKEGANITLFDLNFAAANAVKDEITLAGGSAVAASGNVVDRADVAMAVQTSVDSFGQLDCMFAIAGIIKPTHFLETTEENFRSTLDVNGLGTLICQQEAAKQMIKQGKGGKLIVTSSIAGRQGYPNFASYCASKFAVTALNQSAAHALAKHKITSNAFAPGVVDTPLWKKLDLDLMDMGDTSRPGEAFESFSGANLIGRKGVAEDVVGTALYLASSDSDYMTGQTIMIDGGMVLV; via the coding sequence ATGTCAGGACGTGTAGAGGGACGCAGCATCCTTATCACAGGTGCAGGGAGCGGTATGGGCCGGGTCATCGCCATCGCGCTTGCAAAAGAAGGGGCGAACATAACTCTCTTCGATCTAAACTTTGCAGCGGCCAACGCTGTGAAGGACGAAATCACCCTTGCGGGCGGTAGCGCCGTTGCTGCTTCGGGTAATGTCGTCGACCGAGCCGACGTCGCCATGGCAGTCCAGACCAGTGTCGATTCCTTCGGTCAACTCGACTGCATGTTTGCCATTGCGGGCATAATAAAGCCGACACACTTCCTGGAGACCACCGAAGAGAACTTCCGAAGCACCCTGGACGTGAACGGCCTGGGAACTCTTATCTGCCAGCAAGAGGCTGCTAAGCAGATGATCAAACAGGGCAAGGGTGGCAAGCTCATAGTCACATCGTCCATCGCGGGCCGGCAAGGTTACCCGAATTTCGCATCTTACTGCGCTAGCAAGTTCGCGGTGACCGCTTTGAACCAGTCGGCTGCCCATGCATTGGCGAAGCACAAAATCACGTCCAATGCCTTTGCGCCCGGCGTTGTGGACACCCCGCTATGGAAGAAGCTCGACCTGGACCTCATGGACATGGGAGATACATCCCGTCCTGGCGAAGCATTCGAGTCCTTTTCCGGAGCGAACCTGATCGGCCGCAAAGGCGTTGCGGAGGACGTGGTTGGCACGGCCCTCTACCTCGCATCTTCGGACTCCGACTATATGACTGGCCAGACCATCATGATCGATGGCGGTATGGTACTCGTCTAA
- a CDS encoding ABC transporter permease, with protein sequence MNAAKEFSFKYALQILVLILVVGIMAVVSPSFRGEAALFSSLERLIPLGVIAAGLAFTMIAGEFDLSVASMAAFAGAIAVQLGGLGLIASILIATVVGVLLGSLQGWVIARLGISSLVFTVGTLILLRGATWLATGGVPVTLTDYNLSDALMVRIWVFTPLSLTTIVVLAVLGIFLARTRWGREVSSIGGARQEAVASGVKLKSRLVLAFAISGGCGALAGALSSFRGGSATPDGLANMLLLALAAVLIGGVSLTGGRGGMINVAFGIVITAVLAAGMSSIGVKAFVTELFTGVLLLVVILLEFAIAKVVAHNASVRRRQPHLAVT encoded by the coding sequence ATGAATGCAGCCAAGGAGTTCTCCTTCAAGTACGCGCTCCAAATCCTCGTTCTCATCCTGGTTGTCGGCATCATGGCGGTGGTCTCACCCAGCTTCCGTGGCGAGGCTGCGCTCTTCTCGTCGCTTGAACGGCTCATCCCCCTGGGTGTCATCGCGGCCGGGCTGGCGTTCACAATGATCGCGGGGGAGTTCGACCTCTCAGTTGCGTCGATGGCCGCCTTTGCAGGGGCTATTGCGGTACAGCTCGGTGGCCTTGGCCTGATCGCGAGCATTCTCATCGCGACAGTCGTGGGTGTGCTGCTCGGCTCGCTCCAAGGTTGGGTGATTGCTCGACTGGGAATCAGTTCGCTTGTGTTCACTGTCGGAACGCTGATCCTGCTCCGTGGCGCAACCTGGTTGGCGACCGGCGGCGTCCCGGTCACCCTCACCGACTACAACCTGAGCGACGCACTCATGGTCCGGATCTGGGTCTTCACGCCCCTGTCCCTGACAACCATCGTGGTGCTCGCCGTTCTTGGCATCTTCCTGGCGCGGACACGATGGGGCCGTGAGGTATCTTCGATCGGCGGAGCCCGTCAGGAGGCTGTCGCGTCGGGGGTCAAGCTCAAATCGCGTTTGGTGCTCGCGTTTGCCATTTCGGGCGGCTGCGGCGCCTTGGCAGGCGCGCTATCGTCCTTCCGCGGCGGGTCTGCAACGCCGGATGGACTGGCCAACATGCTGCTTCTAGCGCTGGCCGCAGTCCTCATTGGCGGAGTCAGCCTCACCGGTGGGCGCGGAGGCATGATAAACGTCGCGTTCGGCATCGTGATCACTGCCGTCCTCGCCGCGGGGATGTCGTCGATCGGTGTCAAGGCCTTCGTCACCGAGCTCTTCACGGGTGTCCTGTTGCTGGTGGTGATCCTTTTGGAGTTCGCCATCGCTAAAGTGGTCGCCCACAACGCCTCTGTGAGGCGGCGCCAGCCTCACCTAGCCGTCACCTGA
- a CDS encoding ABC transporter permease: protein MTSTAATIAANFTAPSHRGSLVRFINNYTLPLLLVAVFVVSALSTPDFATFANVRAILINTSIVGIIAVSMTAITISGNFFSLGIASSTVLAGIIFLAVSGLTGSALAGLGAAVLLSVALGVMQGLIVGAGLNPVITTLAVGSVIYGLVAITTKGAVVTAGSVDVAWLATWTFLEIPLPVYIFVLFTAVAWFLTEHTLIGRNIHLLGANRATARNSGISPQATTIWAFISFGVGLGVAGALNASQLHQMQANDLAGLTMDVIAAVLVGGTAVSGGEGSPTRSALGALLIVALGNIMLLHGLDAGWRVFLVGGIVVVLVVVLHVLRKVSTR from the coding sequence ATGACTAGTACAGCAGCAACCATTGCCGCCAATTTCACAGCGCCATCACACCGGGGCAGCTTGGTGCGCTTCATCAACAACTACACGCTCCCGCTTCTTCTGGTGGCAGTGTTTGTTGTGTCGGCACTCAGCACGCCCGACTTCGCAACGTTTGCGAACGTCCGAGCCATTCTCATCAACACCTCAATCGTCGGGATCATCGCTGTCTCGATGACCGCTATCACGATTTCCGGCAACTTCTTCTCGTTAGGCATTGCATCGTCCACGGTGCTCGCCGGGATCATCTTCCTCGCAGTTTCAGGATTGACCGGATCGGCGCTCGCGGGGCTCGGCGCCGCCGTCCTGCTCTCGGTCGCACTCGGGGTCATGCAGGGCCTCATCGTTGGAGCGGGTCTCAACCCCGTTATCACCACCCTCGCCGTGGGTTCGGTTATCTATGGTCTGGTGGCCATCACCACCAAAGGTGCGGTGGTCACTGCGGGCAGCGTTGACGTGGCGTGGCTGGCAACCTGGACCTTCCTGGAAATCCCGCTGCCTGTCTACATTTTCGTGCTCTTCACGGCCGTTGCCTGGTTCCTCACCGAACACACACTTATCGGCCGCAACATCCACTTGCTCGGCGCCAACCGCGCCACAGCGAGGAACAGCGGCATTTCTCCACAAGCGACTACCATCTGGGCTTTCATCTCGTTTGGGGTGGGGCTCGGAGTCGCCGGAGCACTGAATGCCTCACAACTGCATCAGATGCAGGCGAATGACCTTGCCGGACTCACCATGGACGTCATCGCGGCGGTTCTGGTTGGGGGCACGGCAGTATCCGGCGGTGAAGGATCACCCACCCGGTCTGCGCTCGGTGCGCTGCTCATTGTGGCCCTGGGAAACATCATGCTCCTGCATGGTCTCGACGCCGGCTGGCGCGTGTTCCTTGTCGGCGGCATCGTCGTCGTACTCGTCGTAGTTCTTCATGTTCTTAGAAAGGTCAGTACTCGATGA
- a CDS encoding sugar ABC transporter ATP-binding protein, whose amino-acid sequence MTGSTPLRLKASGIFKSYGAVNALSDVHFELRAGEVMALLGENGAGKSTIVKVISGLVSPDKGSIEIDGTPANISSVSLSQAAGIAVVQQEFSTVGTMTVAQNLVLGQLAAPWWWSPRKLNDNAVAVLERVGLAGLNPSTPVEELSVAEMQLLEIARVLARDAKVIIFDEPTAALSDAEIVRVLGAVKRLASEGRSVVYVTHRLGEVFEIADRVTVFRNGMSEAPLEVKELDVETIVAKMIGRELGHLYPGKAAAVGEVVMEARGLRIPELRSEINLTLRRGEILGLTGQLGSGTSELMEAFAGVGEIVSGEIIVDGQALNTRGRQNGISAGVAYCSADRKKDGIFARVPIRRNLSSPWLHRLSAVGFVSARAEVDETNRYAGHFAIDLKRMNSNVGTLSGGNQQKVALGKWLGINPRVLLVEEPTRGVDIGARADIYAQLRRLSDSGVGVIVSSSDTNEVLGLSDTIATYFRGEQTSIRPAEEWTESALVREVMHREEVNHD is encoded by the coding sequence ATGACTGGAAGCACTCCCCTCCGCCTTAAGGCGAGCGGCATCTTCAAGTCTTACGGAGCAGTGAACGCCCTGTCGGACGTGCACTTCGAGCTCCGAGCCGGCGAGGTCATGGCCCTGTTGGGCGAGAACGGCGCAGGCAAGAGCACGATCGTCAAGGTCATCTCAGGCCTCGTCTCACCCGACAAGGGTTCCATCGAGATCGACGGAACGCCAGCAAACATCTCAAGCGTCTCGCTGTCACAAGCCGCGGGAATCGCCGTCGTCCAGCAGGAGTTCAGCACGGTCGGAACGATGACCGTGGCACAGAACCTCGTGCTCGGTCAGCTAGCCGCGCCCTGGTGGTGGAGCCCCCGCAAGCTGAATGACAACGCCGTGGCGGTTCTTGAGCGCGTCGGGCTGGCGGGCCTGAACCCGTCTACGCCGGTTGAGGAACTCTCAGTTGCTGAGATGCAACTTCTTGAGATTGCGCGCGTGCTTGCCAGGGATGCCAAGGTCATCATCTTCGACGAGCCGACCGCCGCCCTCTCGGATGCGGAGATCGTCCGAGTGCTTGGTGCCGTCAAACGTCTTGCGTCGGAGGGGCGGAGCGTTGTATATGTCACCCACAGGCTGGGTGAGGTTTTCGAGATTGCTGACCGCGTCACCGTTTTCCGTAACGGCATGAGCGAGGCCCCTCTCGAGGTCAAAGAGCTCGACGTCGAGACGATTGTCGCCAAGATGATCGGCAGGGAACTGGGCCACCTCTATCCCGGAAAGGCCGCCGCAGTGGGTGAAGTTGTGATGGAGGCACGCGGACTCCGGATTCCCGAGCTCCGATCGGAGATCAATTTGACTCTCCGAAGGGGAGAGATCCTGGGGCTAACGGGGCAGCTTGGCTCTGGAACATCTGAGCTGATGGAGGCATTTGCCGGCGTCGGCGAAATTGTGTCCGGTGAAATAATCGTCGACGGCCAGGCACTCAACACTCGCGGGCGGCAGAACGGCATCTCCGCGGGCGTCGCGTACTGCTCCGCTGATCGCAAGAAGGACGGGATCTTTGCAAGAGTTCCGATCCGCCGGAACCTATCGTCGCCCTGGCTGCACCGGTTGTCCGCAGTAGGGTTTGTAAGCGCACGGGCGGAGGTCGACGAGACGAATCGCTATGCAGGTCATTTCGCTATCGACCTCAAGCGCATGAACTCGAACGTTGGAACGCTTTCCGGTGGGAACCAGCAGAAGGTGGCCCTCGGCAAATGGCTGGGAATCAACCCGCGGGTCCTCCTCGTTGAGGAGCCTACCCGCGGCGTGGATATCGGCGCGCGCGCCGACATCTACGCGCAGCTTCGACGACTCAGCGACTCCGGGGTAGGCGTAATAGTCAGCTCCTCGGACACCAACGAGGTTCTGGGTCTCTCTGACACAATCGCCACCTATTTCCGCGGCGAACAAACATCAATCCGCCCAGCCGAAGAGTGGACCGAATCCGCCCTCGTTCGCGAAGTAATGCATCGTGAGGAAGTGAATCATGACTAG
- a CDS encoding sugar ABC transporter substrate-binding protein yields the protein MHHPYLATWRKIAAAVLAAGLITTTAACGTNGNPSPGANVGTQAAGTGSIDGGGALLKVFMPSTSNVYLAAASQSIKDEAKSLNYTVNIVENNWDQTEQDQQVQEWLATGERAAAVLMWPAGAAAATNSIRLLSAQAPVIQFNNLVTPEASKYVKAYAGVSDTGIGKEAALNALAAVEKLKAEAVKFHGPDGKPNVVEIRFTAGYAAGDDREKAFAEATPGAFNVLAVEPTPTVDAQGGFKAASQVIPRFLGQGIDIVYAHSNDVANGVVQALEQNGLKPGKDVILITGTSSGDMTNLRSGKIWSATLQSPVIEGALVVRTAAQYIATGQVQPGEVTIESSSNKPELKVEAPHTATYMMNPQVTAENNASFDIWGLSFDKLMGK from the coding sequence ATGCATCATCCGTATCTGGCTACATGGAGAAAAATCGCTGCCGCGGTTTTGGCTGCCGGTCTAATTACCACTACTGCCGCTTGCGGCACTAACGGCAATCCTTCTCCGGGCGCCAACGTCGGCACCCAAGCTGCCGGCACTGGAAGCATAGATGGCGGTGGCGCTCTTTTGAAGGTTTTCATGCCTTCGACCTCGAACGTTTATCTGGCGGCTGCCTCCCAGTCAATCAAGGACGAAGCAAAGTCCCTCAATTACACCGTCAACATTGTGGAGAATAACTGGGACCAAACTGAGCAGGATCAGCAGGTCCAGGAGTGGCTCGCCACCGGTGAGCGTGCGGCCGCAGTCTTGATGTGGCCGGCCGGCGCCGCGGCCGCAACGAACTCAATTCGCCTGCTTTCTGCGCAGGCACCGGTCATCCAGTTCAACAACCTGGTCACCCCCGAGGCGTCCAAATACGTGAAAGCATACGCGGGGGTCTCGGACACGGGCATCGGCAAGGAAGCCGCACTAAACGCTCTTGCCGCCGTCGAGAAGCTCAAGGCTGAAGCGGTCAAATTTCACGGGCCCGATGGCAAGCCTAACGTGGTAGAGATCCGGTTCACTGCCGGGTACGCCGCTGGTGACGACCGAGAGAAAGCCTTCGCGGAAGCCACGCCCGGCGCGTTCAATGTGCTCGCCGTCGAACCCACCCCGACCGTTGACGCTCAGGGCGGTTTCAAAGCAGCCAGCCAGGTCATTCCGCGCTTCCTTGGACAGGGCATCGACATCGTGTATGCACACAGCAATGACGTAGCCAATGGTGTCGTGCAGGCGCTGGAGCAAAACGGGCTGAAGCCGGGAAAGGACGTCATCCTGATCACCGGAACCTCTTCCGGCGACATGACGAACCTGCGCAGCGGCAAGATCTGGTCGGCTACCCTGCAGTCTCCCGTGATCGAGGGCGCACTCGTCGTTCGGACCGCTGCCCAGTACATCGCCACAGGTCAGGTGCAGCCCGGCGAAGTCACCATTGAATCCTCGTCGAACAAGCCCGAACTCAAGGTCGAGGCCCCGCATACGGCCACGTACATGATGAACCCCCAGGTGACAGCCGAAAACAACGCCTCCTTCGACATCTGGGGCCTCTCGTTCGACAAATTGATGGGCAAATAG
- a CDS encoding alpha/beta hydrolase fold domain-containing protein, whose translation MTTNISGIPGTDPAGSEGQDVLRDLYADWSRIMATTPDLSMRLFRSMFDEWHQPTVEPEGVTYREDTVGGVPGIWCLPQGADKTKVLLYTHGGGFAVGSAASHRKLAAHVAKALSVVSFVLDYRRAPEFQHPAQIEDGVAASDALVASGIAPKDITTIGDSAGGNLAIAIALALKEQGKEVPGHVIAFSPWLDMENKSETLVTNNDTDALITPELLEGMIAGVLGGNIDPTTPLANPLYADFTGFPPLYMTAGSAPSRSSTTPPAWGSVPRPPAWT comes from the coding sequence ATGACCACCAACATCTCCGGAATCCCTGGCACCGATCCTGCCGGTTCCGAGGGCCAGGACGTGCTGCGCGACCTCTACGCCGATTGGTCCCGGATCATGGCGACGACGCCTGACCTGAGCATGCGCCTGTTCCGTTCCATGTTCGACGAGTGGCACCAGCCAACTGTCGAGCCCGAGGGCGTCACGTACCGCGAGGACACCGTTGGCGGAGTCCCGGGCATCTGGTGCCTGCCCCAGGGGGCGGACAAGACCAAGGTCCTCCTGTACACGCACGGCGGCGGATTCGCCGTCGGCTCGGCGGCGAGCCACCGCAAGCTCGCCGCCCACGTCGCCAAGGCGCTCAGCGTCGTGAGCTTCGTGCTGGACTACCGCCGCGCCCCCGAGTTCCAGCACCCGGCCCAGATCGAGGACGGCGTGGCCGCCTCCGACGCGCTCGTCGCATCCGGCATCGCCCCGAAGGACATCACCACCATCGGTGACTCGGCCGGCGGCAACCTCGCCATCGCCATCGCCCTGGCCCTCAAGGAACAGGGCAAGGAGGTCCCCGGCCACGTGATCGCCTTCTCCCCGTGGCTCGACATGGAGAACAAGAGCGAGACCCTCGTCACCAACAACGACACCGACGCCCTCATCACCCCGGAACTCCTCGAGGGCATGATCGCCGGCGTCCTGGGCGGAAACATCGACCCGACGACCCCGCTCGCCAACCCGCTGTACGCCGACTTCACCGGCTTCCCGCCGCTGTACATGACGGCCGGCAGCGCGCCGAGTCGCTCCTCGACAACGCCACCCGCGTGGGGGAGCGTGCCAAGGCCGCCGGCGTGGACGTGA